A region from the Mesorhizobium sp. J8 genome encodes:
- a CDS encoding Gfo/Idh/MocA family protein, whose amino-acid sequence MVGASKSEAGGGPIRYGMVGGGQGAFIGAVHRIAARMDNDFVLVAGALSSDPARAKASAAELGLDPQRSYSSYAEMAKAEAKRPDGIEAVAIVTPNNVHVPAAKAFLEAGIHVICDKPLATSLAEAKKLAALVEKTGKVFVLTHNYTAYPMIRQAREMVAKGQLGDIRIVQSEYPQDWLTEDLAATGQKQASWRSDPKQAGAGGALGDIGTHAYNLARFVSGLELDSLSADLDAFVPGRQLDDNVNVMLRFKPVGNKHPAKGMIWASQVAPGHENGLKLRIYGSKGGLEWVQADPNYLWYTPFGQPKQLLTRAGAGAMPVAARVSRVPSGHPEGYLEGFANIYQEAARAIRAARRKGGKPAKDVVFPTIADGVEGMAFIEACVKSSKKNGAWTKL is encoded by the coding sequence ATGGTCGGCGCATCGAAGTCGGAAGCGGGAGGCGGCCCGATCCGCTACGGCATGGTTGGGGGCGGGCAGGGCGCCTTCATCGGCGCGGTGCATCGCATCGCCGCGCGCATGGACAATGATTTCGTGCTGGTCGCCGGCGCGCTGTCGTCGGACCCGGCGCGGGCCAAGGCTTCCGCCGCCGAACTCGGGCTCGATCCGCAGCGCAGCTACAGCTCCTATGCCGAGATGGCCAAGGCCGAGGCCAAGCGTCCCGACGGCATCGAGGCGGTGGCGATCGTCACGCCCAACAATGTGCACGTGCCGGCTGCGAAAGCCTTCCTGGAGGCCGGAATCCACGTCATCTGCGACAAGCCGCTGGCGACCTCACTGGCGGAGGCCAAGAAGCTTGCCGCGCTCGTCGAGAAGACCGGCAAGGTGTTCGTTCTGACGCATAATTACACCGCCTATCCAATGATCAGGCAGGCGCGCGAGATGGTGGCCAAGGGACAGCTCGGCGACATCCGCATCGTGCAGTCGGAATATCCGCAGGACTGGCTGACCGAAGACCTCGCCGCCACCGGCCAGAAGCAGGCCTCATGGCGCTCCGACCCCAAGCAGGCAGGCGCCGGCGGCGCGCTGGGCGACATCGGCACGCATGCCTATAATCTTGCCCGCTTCGTGTCTGGGCTGGAGCTGGACTCGCTCTCAGCTGATCTCGACGCCTTCGTGCCGGGCCGCCAGCTCGACGACAATGTCAATGTCATGCTGCGCTTCAAGCCGGTCGGCAACAAGCATCCGGCCAAGGGCATGATCTGGGCAAGCCAGGTGGCGCCTGGCCATGAGAACGGGCTGAAGCTGCGCATCTATGGCTCCAAGGGCGGACTGGAATGGGTGCAGGCCGACCCGAACTATCTTTGGTACACGCCGTTCGGCCAGCCGAAGCAGCTTTTGACGCGCGCCGGCGCCGGCGCGATGCCGGTGGCCGCGCGCGTCAGCCGCGTACCGTCCGGCCATCCAGAAGGCTATCTCGAAGGTTTCGCCAACATCTACCAGGAGGCCGCCCGCGCCATCCGGGCGGCGCGCCGAAAGGGCGGCAAGCCGGCCAAGGACGTGGTTTTCCCGACGATCGCTGACGGCGTCGAAGGCATGGCCTTCATCGAGGCCTGCGTGAAGTCGTCGAAGAAGAATGGGGCGTGGACGAAATTGTAG
- the phnE gene encoding phosphonate ABC transporter, permease protein PhnE, whose product MTLSTTIHSDATRQQADAWRRQTSLRRFYTALGVCLLLVAMGATMWFADEANAGHFFDRLPHILDFLSWLVPKDWNDVWRALFDIASPNDKGTQEFNFPLGRVYIWGGFYIPEYFELMLTTVNVALVSTFIGFVFAVPFSFIAARNLTPSPILRLVVKRFMELLRAFPEIVIAGLFAAIVSIGPVAAIIAIGLHSIGALGKLFYEINENIDMRPEEGLRAVGANWFERVRFADLPQVLPNFMSYTLLRIEINVRISTIMGAVGGGGIGEELKLAISRGFGAKTLALVLLLFVTIFLVDQFSAWLRRKLVGEQAFLMSA is encoded by the coding sequence ATGACCCTTTCGACAACGATCCATTCCGACGCGACCCGCCAGCAGGCCGATGCCTGGCGGCGCCAGACGTCGCTGCGCCGCTTCTACACCGCGCTTGGCGTCTGCCTGCTGCTTGTCGCCATGGGCGCGACCATGTGGTTCGCCGACGAGGCCAATGCCGGCCACTTCTTCGACCGGCTGCCGCACATCCTCGATTTCCTGAGCTGGCTGGTTCCGAAGGACTGGAACGACGTCTGGCGGGCGCTGTTCGACATCGCTTCGCCCAACGACAAGGGCACGCAGGAGTTCAACTTCCCGCTCGGCCGCGTCTATATCTGGGGCGGCTTCTACATCCCCGAATATTTCGAGTTGATGCTGACCACGGTGAACGTGGCGCTGGTCTCGACCTTCATCGGCTTCGTCTTCGCCGTTCCCTTCTCCTTCATCGCCGCGCGCAACCTGACGCCGAGCCCGATCTTGCGGCTCGTCGTCAAGCGTTTCATGGAACTGCTGCGCGCCTTCCCCGAGATCGTCATTGCCGGCCTGTTCGCGGCCATCGTCTCGATCGGCCCGGTCGCCGCCATCATCGCCATCGGCCTGCATTCGATCGGCGCGCTGGGCAAGCTGTTCTACGAGATCAACGAGAACATCGACATGCGCCCGGAGGAAGGCCTGCGCGCCGTCGGCGCCAACTGGTTCGAGCGCGTGCGCTTCGCCGACCTGCCGCAGGTGCTGCCCAATTTCATGTCCTACACACTGCTCCGCATCGAGATCAACGTGCGCATCTCGACCATCATGGGCGCGGTCGGCGGCGGCGGCATCGGCGAGGAGCTGAAGCTTGCCATCTCGCGCGGCTTCGGCGCCAAGACGCTGGCGCTGGTGCTGCTGCTCTTCGTCACCATCTTCCTCGTCGACCAGTTCTCCGCCTGGCTGCGCCGCAAGCTCGTCGGCGAGCAGGCTTTCCTGATGAGCGCCTAG
- a CDS encoding sugar phosphate isomerase/epimerase family protein: MPTTMKGPGLFLAQFAGDAAPFNSLASITKWAAGLGYKGVQIPTWDGRLFDLEKAASSKAYCDEVKGICADAGVEITELSTHLQGQLVAVHPAYDAQMDGFAPPTVHNNPKARQKWAVEQMKFGAKASRNLGLNASVSFTGSLAFPYLYPFPQRPAGLIEEAFGELGKRWKPILDVYEDNGVDVGYEIHPSEDVFDGATFEMFLDAVGGHKRCNINYDPSHFLLQQLDYLEFIDIYHERIKAFHVKDAEFNPTGRQGVYSGYQGWVNRAGRFRSLGDGQVDFGGIFSKLAQYNYDSWAVLEWECCLKHPEDGAAEGAPFIQHHIIRVTEKAFDDFAAGTTDKKLLRAMMGI, translated from the coding sequence ATGCCGACGACGATGAAGGGGCCCGGCCTGTTTCTGGCGCAGTTCGCGGGCGACGCCGCGCCGTTCAATTCACTGGCTTCGATCACCAAATGGGCGGCCGGCCTCGGCTACAAGGGCGTGCAGATCCCGACCTGGGACGGTCGCCTGTTCGACCTTGAGAAGGCGGCGTCGTCGAAAGCCTATTGCGACGAGGTGAAAGGCATCTGCGCCGACGCCGGCGTCGAGATCACCGAACTGTCGACGCATCTGCAGGGGCAATTGGTGGCGGTGCATCCCGCGTATGACGCGCAGATGGATGGCTTCGCGCCGCCAACGGTGCACAACAATCCCAAGGCGCGTCAGAAATGGGCCGTCGAACAGATGAAGTTCGGCGCCAAGGCATCGCGCAATCTCGGGCTCAACGCCTCGGTGTCGTTCACCGGCTCGCTGGCTTTCCCTTACCTCTATCCCTTCCCGCAGCGGCCGGCCGGGCTGATCGAGGAAGCCTTCGGCGAACTCGGCAAACGCTGGAAGCCGATCCTCGATGTCTATGAGGACAATGGCGTCGATGTCGGTTACGAGATCCACCCTTCAGAGGACGTGTTCGACGGCGCGACCTTCGAGATGTTTTTGGACGCGGTCGGCGGGCACAAGCGCTGCAACATCAACTACGATCCTTCGCACTTCCTGCTGCAGCAGCTCGACTATCTCGAGTTCATCGACATCTACCACGAGCGGATCAAGGCCTTCCACGTCAAGGATGCCGAGTTCAACCCAACGGGACGGCAAGGCGTCTATTCCGGCTACCAGGGCTGGGTGAACCGGGCTGGCCGCTTCCGCTCGCTGGGCGACGGGCAGGTCGATTTCGGCGGCATCTTCTCCAAGCTCGCCCAGTACAACTACGATTCCTGGGCGGTGCTGGAGTGGGAATGCTGCCTGAAACATCCCGAGGACGGGGCGGCCGAGGGCGCCCCCTTCATCCAGCATCACATCATCCGGGTAACCGAGAAGGCCTTCGACGATTTCGCCGCCGGCACGACCGACAAAAAGCTGCTGCGTGCGATGATGGGGATTTGA
- a CDS encoding mandelate racemase/muconate lactonizing enzyme family protein — MRIKSVQAWWVRVPIEVAKQHRSDFGQVTTFDAAILRIETDDGLIGWGEGKNAAGSAGSYGALVHMLNHEIGPQLIGRDPADIGIIWEMLYNGVRHETAAHAGHAMPQLARRGMSVAAISAVDIALWDILGKSLGQPVWRLLGGRKVERMQAYASGGWASPDAIGEQLQSYIAKGGFKALKMRVGAMDGAPHLSAARVRAARQAIGPDVDLMVDAHGTYTVAEAKRFIKLTADLDLAWFEEPVIADDKPGMAEVRASGSTPIATGESEATRYAFRDLAMLKSADIFQPDPAFCGGISEAMKIGIIASAFNLRFAPHLWAGAPCFFAGLHVCAASPASFIIEYSLGANPMIHDLVEETVEAKDGMIAIPEKPGLGFTISERFLEAHAQRI; from the coding sequence ATGCGCATAAAAAGCGTCCAGGCCTGGTGGGTTCGTGTTCCGATCGAAGTCGCGAAGCAGCATCGCAGCGACTTCGGTCAGGTGACGACATTCGACGCCGCCATTTTGCGCATCGAGACCGATGACGGCCTGATCGGCTGGGGTGAAGGCAAGAACGCCGCCGGCAGCGCCGGCAGCTATGGCGCGCTCGTCCATATGCTCAACCATGAGATAGGCCCGCAGCTCATCGGTCGCGATCCCGCCGACATCGGCATCATCTGGGAGATGCTCTACAACGGCGTGCGGCACGAGACGGCGGCGCATGCCGGTCATGCCATGCCGCAGCTGGCGCGGCGCGGCATGAGCGTGGCGGCGATCAGCGCCGTCGACATCGCGCTCTGGGACATCCTCGGCAAGTCGCTCGGGCAGCCGGTCTGGCGGCTGCTCGGCGGCCGCAAGGTCGAACGCATGCAGGCCTATGCCTCGGGCGGCTGGGCTTCCCCCGACGCCATCGGCGAGCAGTTGCAATCCTACATCGCCAAGGGTGGCTTCAAGGCGCTGAAGATGCGCGTCGGCGCCATGGATGGCGCCCCGCATCTTTCGGCCGCGCGCGTGCGCGCCGCAAGGCAGGCGATCGGTCCCGACGTCGATCTTATGGTCGACGCGCACGGCACCTACACCGTGGCCGAAGCCAAGCGCTTCATCAAGCTCACCGCCGATCTCGACCTCGCCTGGTTCGAGGAGCCGGTGATCGCCGACGACAAGCCAGGCATGGCCGAGGTGCGCGCCTCGGGCTCGACGCCGATCGCGACCGGCGAAAGCGAGGCGACGCGCTACGCCTTCCGCGACCTGGCGATGCTGAAATCCGCCGACATCTTCCAGCCGGATCCGGCGTTTTGCGGCGGCATCAGCGAGGCGATGAAGATCGGCATCATCGCCAGCGCCTTCAACCTGCGCTTCGCGCCGCATCTGTGGGCCGGCGCGCCCTGCTTCTTCGCCGGGCTGCATGTGTGCGCCGCCTCGCCCGCCTCCTTCATCATCGAATATTCGCTCGGCGCCAATCCGATGATCCACGACCTCGTCGAGGAGACTGTCGAAGCGAAGGACGGTATGATAGCGATCCCTGAAAAGCCTGGATTGGGATTCACCATCTCGGAGCGATTCCTGGAGGCGCACGCGCAACGTATTTGA
- a CDS encoding amidase: MQSVRDHVEIILSRLANRAADEKVYVKLYAEAARAAADASDARRKVGLSLGPLDGRIVSIKDLFDVAGEPTAAGSLIHAHAAPATRDAAIVQRLRQAGAVILGKTNMTEFAFTAIGDNPHYGTPGNAADAGLIPGGSSSGAGVAVGEGTSDISIGSDTGGSVRIPASLNGVVGFKPTARRVPLAGAFPLSMTLDSIGPLARSVADCAIADAIMAGEEPAALRPVPLATLRIGIPRGVLFGDTQAEVGEAFEGCIDRIGRAGVRAAELPIDDLVAEMRTATRRGTIASMEGAEVHADWLASGAAVPVDPHVTGPLSRALTVPASAYIRTIRRRGELAAAMAERLEAVDLLALPTVPMVAPSIAAMAGDEALRDRTEGLLLRNTQLANQFDLCAISLPMPGTKLPAGLMLVGKHGDDRRLLAIAAAVEALLGR; encoded by the coding sequence ATGCAATCCGTCCGCGACCATGTCGAAATCATCCTGTCACGTCTTGCCAATCGCGCGGCCGATGAGAAGGTCTACGTGAAGCTCTATGCCGAGGCTGCGCGGGCGGCCGCTGACGCATCCGACGCCCGCCGCAAGGTCGGTTTGAGCCTCGGCCCGCTCGACGGGCGCATCGTCTCTATCAAGGACCTGTTCGATGTCGCCGGCGAGCCGACGGCGGCTGGTTCTCTGATCCATGCCCATGCGGCGCCGGCGACGCGGGATGCGGCGATCGTGCAAAGGCTGCGGCAGGCGGGCGCGGTCATCCTCGGCAAGACCAACATGACGGAGTTCGCCTTTACCGCGATCGGCGACAATCCGCACTACGGCACGCCGGGCAATGCCGCCGATGCCGGGCTGATCCCGGGCGGCTCGTCGTCCGGGGCGGGCGTTGCGGTCGGCGAGGGCACGAGCGACATCTCGATCGGGTCGGACACCGGCGGCTCGGTCCGCATCCCGGCCTCGCTCAACGGCGTCGTCGGCTTCAAGCCGACGGCGCGGCGCGTGCCCTTGGCCGGCGCCTTTCCGCTGTCGATGACGCTGGATTCGATCGGCCCGCTTGCCCGCAGCGTCGCCGATTGCGCGATCGCCGATGCGATCATGGCGGGGGAAGAGCCGGCGGCCCTTCGTCCGGTACCGTTAGCGACCTTGCGCATCGGCATCCCGCGGGGTGTGTTGTTCGGCGATACGCAAGCGGAGGTCGGCGAGGCTTTCGAGGGCTGCATCGACAGGATCGGACGAGCCGGCGTCCGTGCTGCCGAGTTGCCGATCGACGATCTCGTCGCCGAGATGCGGACGGCGACCAGACGCGGCACGATCGCCTCGATGGAAGGCGCCGAAGTGCATGCCGACTGGCTGGCGAGCGGCGCCGCGGTGCCGGTCGATCCGCATGTCACCGGGCCATTGTCGCGCGCGCTCACCGTTCCCGCCTCGGCCTATATCCGCACGATCCGCCGCCGCGGCGAGCTCGCGGCGGCGATGGCGGAACGGCTGGAGGCTGTCGATCTCCTGGCATTGCCGACCGTGCCGATGGTCGCCCCGTCCATTGCCGCCATGGCCGGCGACGAGGCGCTGCGCGACAGGACCGAAGGGCTGCTCCTGCGCAACACGCAACTCGCCAACCAGTTCGACCTCTGCGCGATCTCGCTGCCGATGCCGGGCACCAAGCTGCCAGCCGGGTTGATGCTGGTGGGCAAGCATGGGGATGATCGCCGGTTGCTCGCGATCGCGGCGGCCGTTGAGGCATTGCTTGGCCGTTGA
- a CDS encoding hydroxyacid dehydrogenase — MRKILSTHPLHPRATAMLAGAGRLAIASALDPRTLTAEARDADIVIVRAPLPPELFQGAANLRAAIRHGAGLDMIPVEAATAAGVLVANVPAVNARSVAEHVMFVALALLRRFRVMDRDLRAKGWLAGREHANSTSELAAKTIGIVGLGAVGQAVGHIAAHGFDLNVVATTRSLRPAPERVGFLSIDALIEQSDIIVLCCPLTEETRGLISRERIARMKPGALLINVSRGPVVDDEALIEALREGRIGGAALDVFSTQPLPPNHPYFGFDNVIVTPHMAGITEESMMRMGVGAANETLLVLAGKLPVNLRNPEAVEHYRRRFPAGD; from the coding sequence ATGCGCAAGATCCTGTCGACGCATCCGCTGCATCCGCGCGCCACGGCCATGCTGGCCGGTGCCGGCCGCCTTGCGATCGCTTCCGCCCTCGATCCCAGGACGCTGACCGCCGAGGCCCGCGACGCCGACATCGTCATCGTGCGCGCGCCGCTGCCGCCGGAGCTGTTTCAAGGCGCGGCGAATTTGCGCGCCGCGATCCGCCACGGCGCCGGGCTGGACATGATCCCGGTCGAAGCGGCGACCGCCGCCGGAGTGCTGGTCGCGAACGTGCCTGCCGTCAACGCCCGCTCGGTCGCCGAACACGTGATGTTTGTGGCACTTGCCCTGCTGCGGCGCTTCCGCGTGATGGACCGCGACCTGCGCGCCAAGGGCTGGCTTGCCGGGCGCGAGCACGCCAATTCGACCAGCGAGCTGGCCGCCAAGACCATCGGCATCGTCGGTCTCGGGGCGGTCGGCCAGGCCGTCGGCCACATCGCCGCGCATGGCTTCGACCTCAATGTCGTGGCGACGACGCGCAGTCTGCGTCCGGCGCCCGAGCGTGTCGGCTTCCTGTCGATAGACGCGCTGATCGAGCAAAGCGATATCATCGTGCTCTGCTGCCCGCTGACAGAGGAGACGCGCGGCCTGATCAGCCGCGAGCGCATCGCTCGCATGAAGCCCGGCGCGCTGCTGATCAACGTCTCGCGCGGTCCGGTGGTGGACGACGAGGCGCTGATCGAAGCCTTGCGAGAAGGCCGGATCGGCGGCGCCGCGCTCGACGTCTTTTCCACGCAGCCGCTGCCGCCCAACCATCCCTATTTCGGTTTCGACAATGTCATCGTCACCCCGCATATGGCCGGCATCACCGAGGAATCGATGATGCGCATGGGCGTCGGCGCGGCGAACGAGACGCTGCTGGTGCTCGCCGGCAAACTGCCGGTCAATCTGCGCAATCCGGAAGCCGTCGAGCATTACCGGCGACGGTTTCCAGCCGGCGATTAG
- a CDS encoding sugar phosphate isomerase/epimerase family protein gives MHLSTHNWMRAEPLEVTLKRIKKFGYESIEISGEPEQYKTKETRALLKEHGIRCWGSVTLMLGERNLAARDQGQRERSVQYVKDVLTMVSELDGEIITLVPATVGKVVPDGTEAEEWGWVVDATRECFTHAKKVGVRIAVEPLNRFETYLFNRGAQALALADAVSPECGVCLDAYHIHMEEFNVYDAIRQVGKRLFDFHVADNNRFAAGLGQIDWPKIVRTLKEIGYDGALTNEFVAPVDRTPAAPYPDMVERNPVDISPEQLKFIQDHGSSLLTEKFYTDQMRITAETLLPLIK, from the coding sequence ATGCATCTTTCGACGCACAATTGGATGCGGGCGGAGCCGCTGGAGGTGACGCTTAAGCGCATCAAGAAGTTCGGCTACGAATCGATCGAGATTTCCGGCGAGCCAGAGCAGTACAAGACCAAGGAGACGCGTGCGCTGCTCAAGGAGCACGGCATCCGCTGCTGGGGTTCGGTGACGCTGATGCTGGGCGAGCGCAACCTCGCCGCCAGGGACCAGGGCCAGCGCGAACGCTCCGTCCAATATGTCAAGGACGTGCTCACCATGGTGAGCGAGCTCGACGGCGAAATCATCACGCTGGTGCCCGCGACCGTCGGCAAGGTCGTGCCGGACGGCACCGAGGCGGAGGAATGGGGCTGGGTGGTCGACGCCACGCGCGAATGCTTCACGCATGCCAAGAAGGTCGGCGTCAGGATCGCCGTCGAGCCGCTCAACCGCTTCGAGACCTATCTCTTCAACCGCGGCGCCCAGGCCCTGGCGCTCGCCGACGCGGTAAGCCCCGAATGTGGCGTCTGCCTCGATGCCTACCACATCCACATGGAGGAATTTAACGTCTACGACGCGATCCGTCAGGTCGGAAAGCGCCTGTTCGACTTCCATGTCGCCGACAATAACCGCTTCGCCGCCGGCCTCGGCCAGATCGACTGGCCGAAGATCGTACGTACGCTGAAGGAAATCGGCTATGACGGCGCGCTGACCAACGAGTTCGTCGCGCCCGTCGACCGCACGCCGGCCGCGCCCTATCCGGACATGGTCGAGCGCAATCCGGTCGACATCTCGCCCGAGCAGCTGAAATTCATCCAGGACCACGGTTCCAGCCTGCTCACGGAAAAATTCTACACCGACCAGATGCGCATCACTGCCGAAACGCTGCTGCCCCTGATCAAGTGA
- the phnE gene encoding phosphonate ABC transporter, permease protein PhnE — MAMTVDEIAAIEERHPQIFQRPAYKRFWPLLLIAGTVLYLAYALWFFSLPQVLRESHWERLPLFLSQWISYDLQPEFRLDQPEITPKYPRFSALGENPNPDWVVKNPDGTYTVRIDGDAKSVTFDKTRATITANGVTVPISLTGGKPVVTGPVPDWVTVHDDEIVARMGFVGEVRVTVDRVKVRKRFLGWANFVFDTRSPFFGKPASEVISLILSGPELQPGTSNLALAADNIWNNAQWQHGDVWTKLLQTIVMAFLGTLLGGIVAFPLAFFAARNITPSGLLSQVLKRFFDFMRSVDMLIWALFFTRAFGPGPLAGSAAIFFTEIGTLGKTYSEALENIDDKPREGVLSTGANGILVQRYGVLPEVVPVFISQTLYQWESNTRGATIIGAVGAGGIGLKLWEAMRTNSNWANVFYMVLLTLLVVFIFDNISNFLRRRLSRTLHDYNRLQAERG, encoded by the coding sequence ATGGCAATGACGGTGGACGAAATCGCCGCAATCGAGGAACGCCATCCGCAGATTTTCCAGCGGCCGGCTTACAAGCGCTTCTGGCCGCTGCTGCTGATCGCGGGCACGGTGCTCTATCTCGCCTACGCCTTGTGGTTCTTCAGCCTGCCGCAAGTGCTGCGCGAGTCGCACTGGGAGCGCCTGCCGCTCTTCCTGTCGCAATGGATCAGCTACGATCTGCAGCCGGAGTTCCGCCTCGACCAGCCCGAGATCACGCCGAAATATCCGCGCTTCTCGGCGCTTGGCGAGAACCCCAACCCGGACTGGGTGGTCAAGAACCCCGACGGCACCTACACGGTCCGGATCGACGGCGATGCCAAATCCGTCACCTTCGACAAGACCCGGGCGACGATCACGGCCAACGGCGTGACCGTGCCGATATCGCTGACCGGCGGCAAGCCGGTGGTCACGGGTCCGGTACCCGACTGGGTGACCGTCCACGACGACGAGATCGTCGCCAGGATGGGCTTTGTCGGCGAGGTGCGCGTCACCGTCGACCGCGTCAAGGTGCGCAAGCGCTTCCTCGGCTGGGCGAATTTCGTCTTCGACACACGCTCGCCTTTCTTCGGCAAACCGGCCAGCGAGGTCATCTCGCTGATCCTCTCCGGGCCAGAGCTCCAGCCCGGCACGTCGAACCTCGCCCTGGCCGCCGACAACATCTGGAACAATGCGCAGTGGCAGCATGGCGACGTCTGGACGAAGCTGCTGCAGACCATCGTCATGGCGTTCCTCGGCACGCTGCTCGGCGGCATCGTCGCCTTCCCGCTGGCCTTCTTCGCCGCCCGCAACATCACGCCGAGCGGTCTGCTCAGCCAGGTGCTGAAACGCTTCTTCGATTTCATGCGCTCGGTCGACATGCTGATCTGGGCGCTGTTCTTCACCCGCGCCTTCGGCCCCGGCCCGCTGGCCGGCAGCGCGGCGATCTTCTTCACCGAGATCGGCACATTGGGCAAAACCTATTCCGAGGCGCTGGAGAACATCGACGACAAGCCGCGCGAAGGCGTGCTGTCGACCGGCGCCAACGGCATTTTGGTGCAGCGCTACGGCGTGCTGCCGGAAGTGGTGCCGGTCTTCATCAGCCAGACGCTCTACCAGTGGGAATCGAACACCCGCGGCGCGACCATCATCGGCGCCGTCGGCGCCGGCGGCATCGGGCTGAAGTTGTGGGAAGCGATGCGCACCAATTCGAACTGGGCCAACGTCTTCTACATGGTGCTTTTGACGCTGCTCGTCGTCTTCATCTTCGACAACATCTCGAACTTCCTGCGCCGAAGACTGAGCCGCACGCTGCATGATTACAACAGGCTGCAGGCGGAGCGGGGGTAG
- a CDS encoding sugar phosphate isomerase/epimerase family protein translates to MKIGMCMFLWTTSVSKKHEALLKDIKATGFDGVEIPVFAGAPDDYKKLGEMLDRIGLERTAVSAMGDPAMNLISPDAATRKAGIDYMKWAIDCSAALGADRLSGPLHSTLGTFSGSGPTAAEKKRSVASQRAIGDHAGKKGVTIGLEALNRFECYLVNTMADLSEHIDAIDRPHIKAMYDTFHANIEEADPIGAYTKHRRNVVHIHISENDRGVPGRGNIPWKETFSAIRRTGYDDWLTIESFGRSLKDLAAATKVWRDFAESPQAVYREGYRHIKEGWKKAA, encoded by the coding sequence ATGAAAATCGGCATGTGCATGTTCTTGTGGACCACCAGCGTCTCGAAGAAGCACGAGGCGTTGCTGAAGGACATCAAGGCGACCGGTTTCGACGGCGTCGAGATACCGGTCTTCGCGGGCGCGCCTGACGACTACAAGAAGTTGGGCGAGATGCTCGACCGCATCGGGCTGGAGCGTACCGCGGTCTCGGCCATGGGCGATCCGGCGATGAACCTGATCTCGCCGGATGCGGCGACCCGCAAGGCCGGCATCGACTACATGAAATGGGCGATCGATTGCAGCGCCGCGCTCGGTGCCGACAGGCTGAGCGGGCCGCTGCATTCGACGCTTGGCACTTTTTCCGGCAGCGGGCCGACGGCTGCCGAGAAGAAGCGCTCGGTGGCCTCACAGCGCGCCATCGGCGACCATGCCGGCAAGAAAGGCGTGACCATCGGGCTCGAAGCGCTCAACCGCTTCGAATGCTATCTCGTCAACACCATGGCCGACCTGTCGGAACATATCGACGCGATCGACCGGCCGCACATCAAGGCGATGTACGACACGTTCCACGCCAACATCGAGGAGGCCGACCCGATCGGCGCCTATACGAAGCATCGCCGCAATGTCGTGCATATCCACATTTCGGAGAACGACCGCGGCGTGCCGGGGCGCGGCAACATTCCGTGGAAGGAGACTTTCTCCGCCATTCGCCGGACTGGCTATGACGACTGGCTGACCATCGAGTCGTTTGGCCGCTCGCTGAAGGATCTGGCGGCGGCGACCAAGGTGTGGCGCGATTTCGCGGAGAGCCCGCAGGCGGTTTATCGCGAGGGGTATAGACATATCAAGGAGGGGTGGAAGAAGGCGGCTTAG
- a CDS encoding FadR/GntR family transcriptional regulator, with protein sequence MKEKNLLAELAAYLFSNSDKESGRTPSERELAEHFSVSRGQIREALAILEAMRIVERRAKSGIYIDTKQASVEALALFARAGLPLDPVQIYETVELRKIHEIKAAELACSRATEENFERLREILKASEERIAAGEGLAKEDREFHLEIVRATKNSVFHNICSVYYLMGEQRLPIYFNDPERSVRSHAEHIQIYEALLRRDGNLAQALMSAHLQGAESYWKGIIEGRGTEPKSAALEKA encoded by the coding sequence ATGAAAGAAAAGAACCTTCTCGCGGAACTTGCCGCCTATCTCTTCTCCAACTCGGACAAGGAGTCCGGCCGCACGCCGTCGGAACGCGAGCTGGCGGAACATTTCAGCGTCAGCCGCGGCCAGATCCGCGAGGCGCTCGCCATCCTCGAAGCCATGCGCATCGTCGAGCGCCGCGCCAAATCCGGCATCTATATCGATACCAAGCAGGCGAGCGTGGAAGCGCTGGCGCTTTTCGCCCGCGCCGGCCTGCCGCTCGATCCGGTGCAGATCTACGAGACCGTCGAATTGCGCAAGATCCACGAGATCAAGGCGGCCGAGCTTGCTTGCTCGCGCGCCACCGAGGAGAATTTCGAACGCCTGCGCGAGATCCTGAAGGCTTCCGAAGAGCGCATCGCCGCCGGCGAAGGCCTCGCCAAGGAGGACCGCGAGTTCCATCTCGAGATCGTGCGCGCCACCAAGAACAGCGTCTTCCACAACATCTGCAGCGTCTATTACCTGATGGGCGAGCAGCGCCTGCCGATCTATTTCAACGACCCCGAGCGTAGCGTGCGCTCGCATGCCGAGCACATCCAGATCTACGAGGCGCTGCTTCGCCGCGACGGCAATCTCGCCCAGGCCCTGATGAGCGCCCATTTGCAGGGCGCCGAAAGCTACTGGAAGGGGATCATCGAAGGCCGCGGGACGGAACCGAAAAGCGCGGCGCTCGAAAAGGCCTAG